tCTTGATCAATTAATTTACCTGTGAATCGATATGTTTACGTAGTAAATAGATGaaataaacatgttttgatcaatgattttaatgatataatatatgggaatttataataaaatttatgatacaGTATAAACATAATTAACGTAAAACTGAATATACAGTGGAGAATTTGCTGACGTTTTATTTGGCAATTTGCTGAAGCTTATAGTGGAGAAATAAGGGCATGAAAGAATGAGTTAAAAGCTTACGCAGAGATAAAGGAGAAGCAACTATACGTGCATAGATAAGGGCGTAATGACACGTACTTTTTGGTGTGGCGGCAGATGCACTAAGTCTGGTTGAGAATCTTTGTGCAATGAGAGATACCACGCGTGGCCATCAACTATATTCATAAAGGTAAGAAGAAATTTCGGGTACCTTTAGTGCTAATAGCCACATCATTAACATCTTATTCCAAACTCATGCTATAAATACCCTGAAACTTACCCCTCCAACTACAACCTTTAATCAAActgcatattttcttttctaacaaaCACAATCACTCTCATATTCCCATATTTTCACGTAAAGTTATAATGCATATAATTTTACTCGTTTTAATAATCATTGGGACAGTCGATGGGCGAAAAGTTCAACATTTTGGTGGTGTTGGAAATGGTCGAGCAACAGATGGAGGTTTTGGAAGTGCAGGAACCGGCACGGGAAGCAATATAGGCAGCGAGGGAGGAGCCAAAATTGGTGAAGGACGCAGCATAAGTGTTGGTGGAGGAGGAAATGTAGGTGCCGGTGTAAGAGTTAGTGGTAGTGCAAGTGGAGAAGGTAATGTAGGTGGTGGTGTTGGAGGAGGTGGAAGTGTTGGCATAGGTGGAAGAGATAATATAGGTGGTGGTGTTGTTGGAGGTGGAAATGTTGGGGCGAGTAGAGGAGCTAGCATAGGTAATGGTGCAAGAGGTGGTGTTAGTGGAAATGGAGGTGGAAGTGGTAACGTTGGAGAAGGAGGCAATATAGGAGGTGGAAATACCGAAGTAGGTGGAAGAGGTAACATAGGTGTTGGTAGTGGTACTAGTGGAAGAGGTAACGTAGGTGGTGGTGTTGGAGGAGGTGAAAGTGTTCGCGTAGGTGGAGGAGGTAACACAAGTGGTGGTTCCATTGGAGGTGGAAATGTTGGTGCAGGTGGAAAATGTAACAtaagtggtggtggtggtggttttgGAAGTGGAAGCGGTAATGTTGGGGGAGGAAGCAACATTAGTGGTGGTACAGGAGGTGGTGGAAATGTTGGGATAGGTGGAGGGGGTGCCTTAGGTGTTGGTGGTAGTGCAAGTGGAAAAGGTAGTGTAGGCAATGATGTTGGAGGAGGTGGAAGCGGTAATGTTAGGGGAGGAGGAAACACAAGTGGTGGTGCAGGAGGCGGTGAAAATGTTGGTGTAGGTGGAGGAGGTAGCATAGGTGCTGGTGTAGGAAGTGGTGTAGCAGGTGGTGGTGGAGCAAATGGAGGAGGTAATGTAGGTGGTGGTGttggaggaggtggaggaggtAACATAGGTGGTGGTGCCACTGGAGCTGGAAATGTTGGTGCGGGTGGAAGTGGTAACATAGGTGGTGGTGTCGGAGGTGGTGTTGTTGGGGGTGGAAGCGGTAATGTTAGGGGAGGAGGAAACACAGGTGGTGGTGCAGGAGGCNNNNNNNNNNNNNNNNNNNNNNNNNNNNNNNNNNNNNNNNNNNNNNNNNNNNNNNNNNNNNNNNNNNNNNNNNNNNNNNNNNNNNNNNNNNNNNNNNNNNNNNNNNNNNNNNNNNNNNNNNNNNNNNNNNNNNNNNNNNNNNNNNNNNNNNNNNNNNNNNNNNNNNNNNNNNNNNNNNNNNNNNNNNNNNNNNNNNNNNNNNNNNNNNNNNNNNNNNNNNNNNNNNNNNNNNNNNNNNNNNNNNNNNNNNNNNNNNNNNNNNNNNNNNNNNNNNNNNNNNNNNNNNNNNNNNNNNNNNNNNNNNNNNNNNNNNNNNNNNNNNNNNNNNNNNNNNNNNNNNNNNNNNNNNNNNNNNNNNNNNNNNNNNNNNNNNNNNNNNNNNNNNNNNNNNNNNNNNNNNNNNNNNNNNNNNNNNNNNNNNNNNNNNNNNNNNNNNNNNNNNNNNNNNNNNNNNNNNNNNNNNNNNNNNNNNNNNNNNNNNNNNNNNNNNNNNNNNNNNNNNNNNNNNNNNNNNNNNNNNNNNNNNNNNNNNNNNNNNNNNNNNNNNNNNNNNNNNNNNNNNNNNNNNNNNNNNNNNNNNNNNNNNNNNNNNNNNNNNNNNNNNNNNNNNNNNNNNNNNNNNNNNNNNNNNNNNNNNNNNNNNNNNNNNNNNNNNNNNNNNNNNNNNNNNNNNNNNNNNNNNNNNNNNNNNNNNNNNNNNNNNNNNNNNNNNNNNNNNNNNNNNNNNNNNNNNNNNNNNNNNNNNNNNNNNNNNNNNNNNNNNNNNNNNNNNNNNNNNNNNNNNNNNNNNNNNNNNNNNNNNNNNNNNNNNNNNNNNNNNNNNNNNNNNNNNNNNNNNNNNNNNNNNNNNNNNNNNNNNNNNNNNNNNNNNNNNNNNNNNNNNNNNNNNNNNNNNNNNNNNNNNNNNNNNNNNNNNNNNNNNNNNNNNNNNNNNNNNNNNNNNNNNNNNNNNNNNNNNNNNNNNNNNNNNNNNNNNNNNNNNNNNNNNNNNNNNNNNNNNNNNNNNNNNNNNNNNNNNNNNNNNNNNNNNNNNNNNNNNNNNNNNNNNNNNNNNNNNNNNNNNNNNNNNNNNNNNNNNNNNNNNNNNNNNNNNNNNNNNNNNNNNNNNNNNNNNNNNNNNNNNNNNNNNNNNNNNNNNNNNNNNNNNNNNNNNNNNNNNNNNNNNNNNNNNNNNNNNNNNNNNNNNNNNNNNNNNNNNNNNNNNNNNNNNNNNNNNNNNNNNNNNNNNNNNNNNNNNNNNNNNNNNNNNNNNNNNNNNNNNNNNNNNNNNNNNNNNNNNNNNNNNNNNNNNNNNNNNNNNNNNNNNNNNNNNNNNNNNNNNNNNNNNNNNNNNNNNNNNNNNNNNNNNNNNNNNNNNNNNNNNNNNNNNNNNNNNNNNNNNNNNNNNNNNNNNNNNNNNNNNNNNNNNNNNNNNNNNNNNNNNNNNNNNNNNNNNNNNNNNNNNNNNNNNNNNNNNNNNNNNNNNNNNNNNNNNNNNNNNNNNNNNNNNNNNNNNNNNNNNNNNNNNNNNNNNNNNNNNNNNNNNNNNNNNNNNNNNNNNNNNNNNNNNNNNNNNNNNNNNNNNNNNNNNNNNNNNNNNNNNNNNNNNNNNNNNNNNGGTGTAGGTGGAGGAGGTAGCATAGGTGCTGGTGTAGGAAGTGGTGTagctggtggtggtggtgctaATGGAGGAGGTAATGTAGGTGGTGGTGTAGGAGGAGGTGGAAGTGTTGGCGGAGGTGGAGGAGGTAACATAGGTGGTGGTGCCATTGGAGCTGGAAATGTTGGTTCGGGTGGAACTGGTAACATAGGTGGTGGTGTAGGAGGAGGTGGAAATGTTGGTGTAGGTGGAAGAGGTAGCATAGGTGCTGGTGTAGGAAATGGTGTTGCTGGTGATGGTGGTGCTAATGGAGGAGATAATGTAGGTGGTGCTGTTGGAGGAGGTGGAAGTGTTGGCGTAGGTGGAGGAGGTAAcataggtggtggtggtggtgctggAGCTGGAAATGTTGGTGCAGGTGGAAGAGGTAACATAGGTGGTGGTGTCGGAGGTGGTGTTGTTGGAGTTGGAAGCGATAATGTCTAGGGAGGAGGCAACATAGATGATGGTGTAGAGGAGGTAGAAAGGTTGGTGTAGGTAGAGGAGATAGCATGGATGGTGACGTAGAAAGTAATGTAAGTGGTGCTAATGGAGGAGGTAATGTTGGTTGTGGCGTTGGAAGAAGTGGAAGTGTGGGCATATTATAATTCTagtaattgaaagaaaaaaaaatgtcctataactattcatatatatatatatattatgcgcaaaagaaataaaatcatgtATGTTAGAGAAAAATGTTACGTATGTTGTATCGATCTATTTGgatcataaaaataaactttttaattttatatttatgagagattgtattatatatatatatatatatatatatatatatatatatatatatatatataattagaataaaaatattttaatacagaGTAAATGTAATTTGTGATTTTAAGTAAAAGTATATCATTATGTAATAACtgttttaaatctttataaataataaatttcctCTTAACGATTGTagtacttttactttttttaaattatatatatttgtttaatttgaacaagacattttttttaaaatgaattaatttaatgaatattatttaaattcaacgattgtttatttattaaaaatattattttacattttttatttaagttattgaTACATTGAATTTTCTagttattgttttatttctatgaattttcaaatatcatcATCTAATGTTACttcaattgtaatatttttaatttgaattgcatgataatttaacaaaaaataaaacatcaaatagTAAGATAGAGTACAAATTAATTATcttcataatatttaaataggtaagagtatatgaaaaaaatagttaataaaaaaaatgcttaattACTTTCTTTGTACTACTGTCACAAGACAACCGATGTCTTCTTTGATTAAGTCTCAAATTGTAAATTTGTAAACTCACGAGCAGTATGTGAAAAATCCTAAATCACGTACCATACTACAAGAATCTTCATGGCCAACCACTGAAACCAAACGCGAAGCCACCAACAACGCAACCATGAACCATCGTAGAAACCTTTATCAGCCACCACTTCCTCGCATAACCAATAGAAGCCTTAGCGAAACCCTAACACGAAACCTCATTGCGAGTTTGAACCTGCAAATCAGAAAGCCAAAGATCACAAATTGCAAACGAAACCCAACATCTTCACCACTGCAAATCGAATCAACCACAACGAGACACAATTTTCGTTCAACCACCACATATTCACACAATCGCGAAACCCAACTCGTTAATCATCATCCCGATCAACTATAAAAGCATCAAGAACCATGAAACCCTCACATCAAGCACCTGCAAACACAAGCTTCAAATCAAACCAGAGAATTTCAAACTAAATCGCAAAAACAAGAAATCCACCTTCGTGCCGTCAGATAATTTCAAGTTATTCACTAAGGTTCACATCCGAAAAAAGCGAtgatcactttgaacaaaacTTACGAAATTAGtatcaaaatagatattaaacctaaataatatgatcaaacaaaattcatttaatattcttGATCTCACATACttaaatgacattttaaaaaatatttttattattgtaattatcatatatttacatgtaactaaattttaataatttgtttgtgtatattatatataaaaaaaatatatggttaCTTAGGTAAAATATTgcatattgttattattatgttaatttaacatataaatgataaattgttatatttattgatatttttttatattcatattttacaaCAAACATTATGAAAcctaaaaaaatctataaatatacatagtATTTTACCATAAAATACACACAATTCTttcatattactttttattcataaaaatccaaaaaaaaattttacTGACTTAGCATTAAAGAGCATTTTGTAATGATAGGTTTATGTAAAACTTTATCCTCTTTCCACATTTTATAAGCTATATCTTTTTTCAACATGaatatcatttttttccttGCTTTAATAATATCTGCCTGAATAAATAGTGGAAGAAAGGTTACAATGAAAAAAAGCTAACCAACTAGATATGTTCAAAAGGCTTTTGAGGTGAAATAGTTTTTACCATCAGCATCTCACataattagggatgacaaaaatatCCACATGTCAGTGAGTTTCTACACATAAAATTTGTAACGGATAATTGGTACCTATAGGTATTTATTACATGCAGGCAGTGTATATTTTAATACCTATTTATAAACGGGTTGAATGTGGATATCATACTACCTGTATCTTAGGTATCCATTACTcgaataaaattacaatttaatttatattttattatgttaaatttaattaaaattaaaattaattttacttcattatgtttaatttaactataattaaattttaatttatatttaattcaatttagactatattttatatattttttagtaattgtatttagattttattttaaaaatttataaaatattttttttttaaatatctatggGTATCCACACATACCCACAAGTTTTAAAATTctgatagattttttttttttaaatcagtattcaacacataaaaataatcCAAGTAATTGGGTAACAGATAAGTATTATTCGTGTCCGATCCGTTGTCATTTTTACACATAACTTTGCATTAAGGGAAAAGTAATCCAAGTATTCAAGAGATTGGGATCCCAAACAATCCAATGCATAATCTAAAACTGAGACACCTATCCAAATGGGTTATATCCCATacgttgcatattttcattaaacttactaattattctttttggaaaatttacaAAACTAGGCAAATTTGAGACCTAAATTATGAAACTagacaaatttaaaaagcaTACATAAATAGGCAAGTTGGGGGTTCTCATGACATGGGAAGAAGAAATCATGTTCCATATAGACAATTTCCTCTGAGTCAATTGGTCAAAGCAGAAGTCGTGGGgacttaaataattttcaagttGAAGATATGTGGGTGCACACGATtaccaattttaatttaaagtagtACTAGGTTAAATGACTTCTATTTGGAGTAATGAAAACGATTTCCAATTCTCATAATTTTGACTGTTAATGTAATCTATTACAAAAGACTATTATTCCTTAAATGCACAATTGTAGTTGATTACAATATGAATGTAccagagtattttaataatcttttaatgtatattaataataatcttttaataaaagaagATATAGATATACAAGtaaattagtaataaaaaacaataaagactATAGAGAAGTAAATTGACGAAATGGACATGTTCTATGATGACATTCGTTAAGGTAAgaacattgtttttatttatccaTTTCTTTATGGATTCAAGTAGTAGTTGGTAACGAAAACAAAGAAGCGAAACTATGAAAAAACAAGATTTAAGACAAGgtgaagaaaaacatgaaagaaaatttggaaCAGAATAACAAAACTTCTATACGGGTTATATTTATCAAAAGTTTTCCAATATTACATTTCTGTCACTATATTACTTCTATACGTGTTGCATGCAAATCGATATAAATAAACGACTTCTTATAGATATTCTGAGTGTTATCGGTATAAAAATCTTTagtatttattacattttttccACCAcaaatttatatactaattctgaaatataaaaaaattctcttaTTGACGATGTTTTCGGTAAACCACTCTCtatatctaattaattttaagaaatataaagtATCGCAATATAGTTTGCACTACTGAATAATTAACAACTTCTATTACCAAAACTAATCTTATCACTCacttttcttacataaaaaacTCCCATTACAACAAATTTACTCTATATATTAACTGTCATGTGTTATTTATAGcatgaataatataatttaaaaactcaGGATATTATTCGAAACCCGACAATAAGAAGTAGATGCAGGTGTACTAAATAATTCAGTGTTACGAGGTAAGAGAATTTTGATAGCGGCGAAGATAA
The sequence above is drawn from the Vigna radiata var. radiata cultivar VC1973A chromosome 3, Vradiata_ver6, whole genome shotgun sequence genome and encodes:
- the LOC106756982 gene encoding glycine-rich cell wall structural protein; translation: MYRARMFRPSLELSDFCVDSRVDIPVGGGPRTFQFCAYNAYSIDGRKVQHFGGVGNGRATDGGFGSAGTGTGSNIGSEGGAKIGEGRSISVGGGGNVGAGVRVSGSASGEGNVGGGVGGGGSVGIGGRDNIGGGVVGGGNVGASRGASIGNGARGGVSGNGGGSGNVGEGGNIGGGNTEVGGRGNIGVGSGTSGRGNVGGGVGGGESVRVGGGGNTSGGSIGGGNVGAGGKCNISGGGGGFGSGSGNVGGGSNISGGTGGGGNVGIGGGGALGVGGSASGKGSVGNDVGGGGSGNVRGGGNTSGGAGGGENVGVGGGGSIGAGVGSGVAGGGGANGGGNVGGGVGGGGGGNIGGGATGAGNVGAGGSGNIGGGVGGGVVGGGSGGGGSIGAGVGSGVAGGGGANGGGNVGGGVGGGGSVGGGGGGNIGGGAIGAGNVGSGGTGNIGGGVGGGGNVGVGGRGSIGAGVGNGVAGDGGANGGDNVGGAVGGGGSVGVGGGGNIGGGGGAGAGNVGAGGRGNIGGGVGGGVVGVGSDNV